One segment of Candidatus Melainabacteria bacterium DNA contains the following:
- a CDS encoding aldo/keto reductase — translation MQVSDYITLGKSGLKVSPLCLGTMTFGEDWGWGASEDTAREIFNAYAKEGGNFFDTADGYTNGKSEELLGKFIKEGKLRDSAVIASKFTFNAQPGNPNAGGNGRKNIYRALEGSLKRLNTDYLDLYWLHTWDTVTPVEEVLATFNDLVKEGKIRYFGLSDVPAWYLSRMQTLAETGGKHRISALQLEYSLLERNIEREHIPAAIELGMGLTPWSPLASGMLTGKYKRDLNNGAEGRLSVMKDKGHPGFDKLFTARNWDIVDVLNDVAKSIGKTPAQVALNWVATRPGVTSTIIGATKLHQLQDNFKAIEFTIPDEALTKLDEATKLDPTQHPYLFFTEGMQSMVTGGTKVRAWSR, via the coding sequence ATGCAAGTATCCGACTACATCACACTTGGGAAATCCGGACTGAAAGTCAGCCCTCTCTGCCTTGGCACCATGACCTTCGGCGAAGATTGGGGATGGGGCGCATCGGAAGACACCGCCCGCGAAATATTCAATGCTTACGCAAAAGAAGGCGGTAATTTCTTTGATACCGCAGATGGTTACACCAACGGCAAGAGCGAAGAGTTGCTCGGCAAATTCATCAAAGAAGGCAAGTTGCGTGACAGTGCCGTCATTGCCAGCAAATTCACCTTCAACGCGCAACCAGGCAATCCCAACGCTGGGGGCAACGGTCGAAAAAACATTTACCGCGCTCTGGAAGGCTCGCTTAAGCGCCTCAACACTGACTATCTGGATCTGTACTGGCTGCATACCTGGGACACCGTCACGCCTGTCGAAGAAGTGTTGGCTACATTCAATGACCTGGTGAAAGAAGGGAAGATCAGATATTTTGGACTCTCCGATGTTCCCGCATGGTATCTGAGCCGCATGCAGACACTCGCTGAAACCGGAGGCAAGCACCGCATCTCAGCACTGCAACTGGAGTATTCTCTGCTTGAGAGAAACATTGAACGCGAGCATATTCCGGCAGCCATCGAGCTGGGAATGGGACTGACGCCCTGGAGTCCGCTGGCTAGCGGTATGTTGACCGGAAAATACAAACGCGATTTGAATAACGGCGCCGAAGGCAGACTGTCTGTCATGAAAGACAAAGGTCATCCAGGATTCGACAAGCTCTTCACCGCGCGCAATTGGGATATTGTGGATGTTTTGAATGACGTAGCGAAGTCAATTGGAAAAACTCCGGCCCAGGTCGCTCTGAATTGGGTGGCAACCAGACCGGGAGTCACTTCAACCATCATCGGTGCAACGAAATTGCACCAGCTTCAAGACAACTTCAAAGCAATCGAATTCACAATTCCAGATGAAGCCCTGACTAAACTCGATGAAGCAACAAAGTTGGATCCAACCCAGCACCCATATCTTTTCTTCACAGAAGGAATGCAAAGCATGGTGACAGGCGGCACGAAAGTGCGAGCCTGGTCAAGATAG
- a CDS encoding transcriptional regulator produces MTAVEARSECVISNVLELFGDKWTFLVIRDMFLFNKHEFKEFLNSPERIATNVLTDRLKRLLAAEVIGELPHPDHGSRKLYYLTEKGKDLFPILAEMAKWGSKHMSHLPSMQSLYARMREQPGAMKKEMFQRISAWEQQYLDNET; encoded by the coding sequence ATGACTGCAGTTGAAGCCAGATCTGAATGTGTAATATCCAACGTTCTCGAACTGTTCGGGGACAAGTGGACTTTTCTTGTCATTCGAGACATGTTCCTTTTCAACAAGCACGAGTTCAAAGAGTTTTTGAACTCACCCGAACGCATCGCCACTAATGTTTTGACAGACCGGCTAAAGAGGCTATTAGCAGCCGAAGTAATAGGCGAGCTTCCTCACCCCGATCACGGGTCAAGGAAACTCTATTACCTGACAGAAAAAGGAAAAGATCTCTTTCCTATTCTTGCTGAAATGGCTAAATGGGGCTCGAAGCACATGTCACATTTACCCTCGATGCAGTCTCTCTATGCACGAATGCGTGAGCAACCCGGCGCCATGAAGAAAGAGATGTTCCAGCGCATCAGCGCCTGGGAACAGCAGTATCTTGACAACGAAACTTAG
- a CDS encoding DUF2059 domain-containing protein encodes MRLTTLCLAAFMSVSLHSSALAISPEAQDKTSTAAAASVENPNLSPEKKALILDLLKITEADKTVDKVVAQMMAAHQKQYPLMIAAIVNADTSLTDDQKKDLIEKSQARSLRSSERLRELFVQKINLGDVLNKVALVVYDKNFTDAELKDIIAFYKTPTGQKSLKQMPEVMRESMEMTTTLISPQMNDIITQLMTEEKARLKTADKPDDGKTTQTK; translated from the coding sequence GTGAGACTCACAACTTTATGTCTGGCAGCCTTTATGTCGGTTTCACTGCACAGCTCAGCACTAGCTATTTCTCCAGAAGCACAGGACAAGACCAGTACCGCAGCAGCCGCCAGCGTAGAGAATCCAAATCTTTCGCCTGAAAAGAAAGCGTTGATTCTGGACCTGCTCAAAATTACCGAAGCGGACAAAACCGTCGATAAGGTGGTGGCGCAAATGATGGCTGCACACCAGAAACAGTATCCACTGATGATCGCTGCAATCGTAAACGCAGACACTAGCTTGACTGACGACCAGAAAAAAGATCTGATTGAAAAATCTCAAGCAAGATCGTTGCGCTCCTCGGAACGACTGCGAGAACTCTTCGTGCAGAAAATCAATCTCGGCGATGTTCTGAACAAAGTGGCTCTAGTTGTTTACGATAAGAATTTCACTGATGCCGAATTGAAAGACATCATCGCTTTCTATAAGACACCAACGGGACAAAAATCACTGAAGCAGATGCCGGAAGTAATGCGTGAGTCAATGGAAATGACGACAACGCTGATTTCACCTCAAATGAACGACATCATTACGCAATTGATGACCGAAGAAAAAGCCCGTCTAAAGACAGCCGACAAGCCGGACGATGGTAAAACAACACAGACTAAATAA
- a CDS encoding DinB family protein, giving the protein MNEPKLQAPGAGIPALELLIAKHFIFPKRFKTTSNQKAIADFREESEKILKLARGLTPQQLSERRLIPRLRGLEDSSRYWSVAMAMEHLIIVGTGTRGIILALARNHTDLPKRGTADVKPSTELDALEIVGKFEEFTNTFVRSVEKVDFDKYPEAGHPHPWFGPLTARQWLVFAAPHQKIHRQQIEAIIQRL; this is encoded by the coding sequence ATGAATGAACCAAAGTTACAGGCACCAGGTGCAGGCATACCGGCGCTTGAGCTGCTCATAGCAAAGCATTTTATTTTCCCGAAGCGCTTCAAAACTACCAGCAATCAAAAAGCGATTGCCGATTTTCGAGAAGAATCGGAAAAGATTTTGAAACTGGCGCGTGGATTGACGCCGCAACAATTGTCTGAGCGTCGATTGATTCCCAGACTGCGAGGGTTAGAGGATAGCTCTCGCTATTGGTCAGTGGCAATGGCCATGGAACATCTGATCATTGTGGGAACTGGCACCAGAGGAATTATTCTCGCTCTTGCACGCAACCACACTGATCTGCCGAAGCGTGGGACGGCTGATGTCAAACCTTCAACAGAGTTAGATGCTCTTGAAATTGTCGGTAAGTTCGAGGAGTTTACGAATACTTTCGTTCGCTCCGTTGAAAAAGTCGATTTCGACAAATATCCCGAGGCGGGCCACCCTCACCCGTGGTTTGGTCCATTAACAGCAAGGCAGTGGCTTGTCTTCGCTGCACCACATCAGAAAATTCATCGGCAACAGATCGAAGCTATCATTCAGCGTTTGTAG
- a CDS encoding GNAT family N-acetyltransferase has protein sequence MFNPLNIQLRKVPVLYVFDVLAGMLQKQVPTASTRGLRMIHLNTRPASYISLQPKTSSRSGQYISGYCTGSIGRLVQLHAHVYKELCGFDSRFEAFVARELGDFIENFDPTCDGFWLYRDAENVVGCIAIDGHDRDGAGARLRFLIVDPHWGNQGIGTKLMAQAINFCKKKQMPKIYLTTTPALRDARRLYDRFGFVQVGETLHDDWGVASVHQRFELNLANDFGARRAIDVQIMPLVSTSNFC, from the coding sequence ATGTTTAATCCACTTAACATCCAGTTGCGCAAAGTCCCCGTTTTATATGTGTTTGATGTTCTCGCCGGTATGTTGCAGAAACAGGTGCCTACTGCTTCGACACGGGGATTGCGGATGATTCATTTAAACACCAGACCAGCAAGCTACATATCGCTCCAGCCGAAGACTTCCTCAAGATCGGGTCAATATATCTCCGGATATTGCACAGGATCGATTGGTCGGCTCGTGCAGCTGCATGCTCACGTATATAAAGAGCTTTGCGGCTTCGATTCTCGCTTTGAAGCTTTTGTCGCCAGAGAACTCGGCGACTTTATCGAAAACTTTGATCCGACTTGCGATGGATTTTGGCTCTATAGAGATGCTGAAAATGTTGTCGGCTGCATAGCCATCGACGGTCACGATAGAGATGGCGCCGGCGCTCGCTTGCGTTTTCTGATCGTCGATCCGCACTGGGGCAATCAAGGCATTGGCACAAAGCTGATGGCGCAGGCGATCAACTTCTGCAAGAAGAAGCAGATGCCTAAGATTTACTTGACGACCACTCCTGCTCTTCGAGACGCCAGGCGGCTCTATGACAGATTTGGATTTGTGCAGGTTGGAGAGACGTTGCATGACGACTGGGGTGTAGCCAGCGTACATCAGCGATTCGAGCTCAATCTCGCGAACGATTTTGGTGCGCGCCGAGCAATCGATGTTCAAATCATGCCGTTAGTTTCAACTAGCAACTTTTGTTGA
- a CDS encoding efflux RND transporter permease subunit gives MHHIIDSFVNGALKGRYLTLGLTILLIFFGLVAWKLLPIEAYPELANPQVRVITLLPGKGAEEVERLITVPLEKEMNGIPNQTALRSLSLYGLSVIISTFSDGTSTNVARQQVLERVHEADIPAEAQPHLEPDVGSLREIYRYSLHSTHYSPMGLRAIEQWELEKQFRQVPGVIGVVSEGGPTKTFQVTVDPYKLRSYDISLKDLYEAVAESNGTTGGGFIEHNGNALIVRELGLLHDQQDLLKVPIKSSANGIPVRIKDVATVDLAPMVRRGQVGKDEEDDVVEGIVLLRRGENPSRVLEELNARLPEILKHLPATVELTPLYDRSQLTNQTLKTVGTNVAIGITLVIVFLSIFLVNVVSALITAVAIPLAMLTAFICLATLGVPANLLSLGAIDFGILVDSAVVMTENIVRRLSEDGQKLSPQERLTLLGDAAREVGTPVVFGIIVIIATFLPIFTFNGVEGKLFRPLATTMVCALVGGGLAALALVPVLCSFFMLKSKTVEHESPLVVFARRLYKPTLQWALKHTNIVIGLALAAVIASGFLFTQVGSEFLPHLEEGNIWLRATIKPGSVTLPESVKVSREIRLTLLKYPEVKQVLSQVGGPDDGTDPARFADQEHYVDLKPAREWRPQYHENKELLIKDMRDDLQQLPGVEYYFTQYIQTTLDEALSGVQGSLVAKVAGPDLQELEKLGHEVGRIMAETPGIVDVIVDPLLGQPQLAIEIDRDKAARYGLNVGDLQDLVEIAVGGKECTKVIDGEKRFAVIVRLSPNYRSSEESLRTILVDTPHGGKIPLMDVATIKEIVGATQIWRDGGSRMATIRANVRGRDLAASVNEAQAKVNAELTIPEGYSVQWSGEFQRQREAIHQLSIVLPITLLVIISILYISCGTLRGAVIMFSVVPLAAIGAVCALLLTRTYFSIAAGVGLIALFGLAVKNAILLVSFVNELRHDGHSVYDSVFNGSLTRMRPVLMTAVIAAVGLLPAALSNEIGSQTQKPFAIVIIGGLVSCTLLTLYVLPALYLRFAPNVGRSRKMKPKTEPEQASEPALLSPTANEHSEER, from the coding sequence ATGCACCATATTATCGATAGTTTTGTAAACGGCGCGCTCAAGGGCAGGTATTTGACCCTTGGTCTAACCATTTTGCTGATTTTCTTCGGGTTGGTGGCATGGAAACTTCTGCCCATCGAAGCATATCCGGAGCTTGCCAACCCGCAAGTGCGCGTTATTACGCTCTTGCCAGGCAAAGGGGCAGAAGAAGTCGAGAGACTGATTACAGTTCCACTGGAAAAGGAGATGAATGGAATTCCGAATCAAACGGCGCTCCGTTCCCTGTCGCTATACGGACTTTCTGTAATCATCTCTACGTTTTCAGATGGAACCTCGACAAATGTCGCTCGACAGCAAGTGCTCGAACGGGTGCATGAAGCTGATATCCCAGCTGAGGCGCAACCGCATCTGGAACCCGACGTGGGCTCATTGCGCGAAATTTACCGTTATTCGCTTCACAGCACGCACTATTCGCCGATGGGATTGAGAGCCATTGAGCAATGGGAACTGGAAAAACAGTTCAGACAGGTGCCCGGTGTCATTGGAGTTGTAAGCGAAGGTGGTCCCACCAAAACATTCCAGGTAACCGTAGACCCCTATAAACTGCGCTCCTACGACATTTCGCTGAAGGATTTGTATGAAGCTGTTGCAGAATCGAACGGCACCACAGGCGGTGGATTCATCGAGCACAACGGCAATGCCTTGATTGTTCGCGAGCTGGGTCTGCTCCACGATCAGCAAGACTTGCTCAAGGTGCCGATCAAATCCAGCGCCAATGGAATTCCAGTCAGAATCAAAGACGTGGCGACGGTAGATCTGGCGCCAATGGTCAGGCGCGGGCAGGTCGGCAAAGACGAGGAAGATGACGTAGTCGAAGGTATTGTTTTACTGCGCAGGGGAGAAAATCCCTCCCGAGTTTTAGAGGAGCTGAATGCGCGCTTGCCCGAAATACTCAAACATCTGCCCGCAACCGTCGAGCTAACTCCGCTCTATGACCGGTCACAATTGACCAACCAGACGCTGAAGACTGTGGGCACAAACGTAGCGATCGGCATCACTCTGGTGATTGTTTTCCTGTCAATTTTCCTTGTTAACGTAGTATCAGCGCTGATCACGGCAGTGGCTATTCCACTTGCCATGCTGACTGCGTTCATCTGTTTAGCAACACTGGGCGTACCAGCAAACCTGCTCAGTCTGGGCGCCATCGACTTCGGCATTCTGGTCGACAGCGCCGTCGTCATGACCGAAAACATAGTGCGCAGGCTCTCAGAAGACGGACAGAAATTATCCCCGCAAGAGCGCTTGACCCTTCTTGGAGACGCGGCGCGCGAGGTCGGCACACCAGTAGTCTTTGGAATAATCGTCATCATCGCAACGTTCCTGCCGATTTTTACTTTCAACGGCGTGGAAGGAAAGCTGTTTCGACCGCTTGCCACCACGATGGTCTGCGCCCTCGTCGGGGGCGGGCTGGCGGCTCTGGCACTGGTGCCGGTACTCTGCTCGTTCTTCATGCTCAAATCAAAAACAGTCGAGCACGAATCACCACTGGTTGTATTCGCCAGACGCCTCTACAAACCGACTTTGCAGTGGGCGCTCAAACACACAAACATCGTCATCGGGCTCGCGCTGGCAGCAGTGATAGCCTCTGGATTCCTCTTCACACAAGTAGGCAGCGAGTTTTTGCCCCACCTGGAAGAAGGCAACATCTGGCTGAGAGCGACAATCAAGCCCGGCAGTGTAACGCTTCCGGAATCAGTAAAAGTGTCGCGAGAGATTCGTCTGACGCTGCTGAAGTATCCCGAAGTCAAGCAAGTTTTATCGCAAGTCGGCGGTCCTGATGATGGAACAGATCCAGCCCGATTTGCCGATCAGGAACATTATGTAGATCTGAAGCCGGCCAGAGAATGGCGACCACAGTATCACGAGAATAAGGAATTGCTGATCAAGGACATGCGAGATGACCTGCAGCAGCTTCCTGGCGTTGAATATTACTTCACTCAATACATTCAAACGACCCTAGACGAAGCCCTGTCAGGAGTACAGGGATCGCTTGTGGCCAAGGTCGCCGGTCCTGATTTGCAAGAGCTGGAAAAACTTGGACACGAAGTCGGTCGCATCATGGCAGAAACGCCAGGCATCGTAGACGTCATAGTTGATCCATTGCTCGGACAGCCGCAGCTCGCCATAGAAATCGATAGAGACAAAGCAGCGAGATACGGATTGAATGTAGGCGACTTACAAGATCTCGTCGAGATAGCTGTGGGCGGTAAGGAATGTACAAAGGTGATTGATGGAGAGAAACGTTTTGCGGTTATTGTCCGCCTCTCACCAAATTATCGCTCATCAGAAGAGTCACTGAGAACCATTCTGGTTGACACTCCTCATGGTGGCAAAATTCCTCTCATGGACGTAGCCACAATAAAAGAAATCGTCGGTGCGACTCAGATCTGGCGAGATGGTGGCTCACGCATGGCGACGATTCGCGCCAACGTTCGCGGTCGTGACCTGGCCGCCTCAGTCAACGAAGCGCAAGCTAAAGTCAACGCGGAGCTGACTATTCCTGAGGGATATTCAGTTCAATGGAGCGGCGAATTTCAGCGACAGCGCGAAGCCATTCACCAGCTGTCAATCGTACTGCCAATAACATTACTTGTGATCATCTCGATCTTGTATATTTCATGCGGCACGCTGCGAGGCGCCGTGATCATGTTCTCAGTTGTGCCTCTTGCCGCCATCGGCGCTGTCTGCGCCCTCCTTCTCACCAGGACATATTTCTCCATTGCGGCCGGGGTCGGACTGATCGCCCTGTTCGGATTAGCCGTTAAAAATGCCATTTTGCTGGTTTCATTCGTAAACGAATTACGACACGATGGACACTCTGTCTACGACAGCGTTTTCAACGGCTCGCTGACTCGCATGCGACCTGTGCTGATGACAGCTGTAATCGCAGCAGTGGGTCTCTTGCCTGCAGCCCTCTCCAATGAAATCGGATCGCAGACACAGAAGCCATTTGCTATCGTTATTATTGGTGGACTCGTCTCATGTACACTACTTACATTGTACGTA
- a CDS encoding GNAT family N-acetyltransferase, which yields MISSACSSDIQVREAEQGEWQAIVDLTVAAYSQYEAAADSKFWQQYQANIKSTILSSTDISRLVAVKNGEILASAIYCFPAKKVMGGRVVSNAYPEMRLLSVSPSHRNEGLGTVLIDACERLARESGYSAITLHTTQLMTVARNMYERRGYVRFEEIDFEPAPGFLVWGYIKGLDSNE from the coding sequence ATGATAAGCTCTGCGTGCAGTTCGGATATACAGGTTCGCGAAGCCGAGCAAGGCGAGTGGCAGGCTATTGTCGACCTGACCGTCGCTGCTTATTCTCAGTACGAGGCGGCCGCCGACTCGAAATTCTGGCAACAGTATCAAGCTAATATCAAGTCGACCATTCTTTCGTCCACCGATATTTCGAGACTGGTAGCCGTAAAAAACGGTGAGATCCTCGCTTCCGCAATTTACTGTTTTCCTGCTAAAAAGGTGATGGGCGGCAGGGTGGTTTCTAACGCATACCCTGAGATGCGCTTGCTGTCCGTGTCTCCATCTCATCGCAATGAAGGCTTGGGAACGGTATTGATTGATGCCTGCGAGCGACTGGCACGTGAAAGTGGTTATTCCGCAATTACCTTGCATACGACACAACTAATGACGGTGGCACGAAATATGTATGAACGCCGCGGCTACGTTCGCTTTGAAGAAATTGATTTCGAGCCGGCACCGGGCTTTCTGGTTTGGGGTTATATAAAGGGACTGGACTCAAATGAATGA
- a CDS encoding DNA-directed RNA polymerase subunit beta'', with product MVSTTDKKNTLKFINMTMDKKKLGNLLSDIYETYGTARTAELANSLKDLGFQYATKAGVTISIDDLDVPDAKKGLISAAEKEIEEAQRRYERGEITEVERYNKVIDTWSATTDQLTKEVVDNFDRLNPVYMMAFSGARGNISQVRQLVGMRGLMADSQGQIIDLPIKANFREGLNVTEYIISSYGARKGLVDTALKTADSGYLTRRLVDVAQDVIVRDVDCKTSRGIYMQPIMEGDKAMVKLSERIFGRSVSEDVILEETGEVLARAGDLIDRELSALLDQKKLKSVKVRSPLTCDSQYGVCQKCYGWSMTNNHLVDVGEAIGIIAAQSIGEPGTQLTMRTFHTGGAVAGGSSRAQVKAPAAGEVSYKIPSRSVRTAYGDVVDQTTKDGAIVVTAGSKEHKLPIPTGALILLKAGSTVTPGQVIAEYDPPGSKKNLTERASKDITADISGRIMFSGFQADEKRDRQGNISRTANRAGIIWVLEGDVYNLPSGAHVVVKDGQDVNPNDVLAEIQINTEHGGEVRFGPEIETEVVKSGKKTVTRLVKGKEINVIISSVGAGNAKLETAKNGNTWRVAKSKEAYTIKVVNDEIVENGKIIAELVDDGTNVVNSGGEIIYDGVEIDDRRVVTKAGRILFVPEEVHFISKDISLKMTESGDTVTAGQEIVKDVFAHMDGIVEIVADNDIIHEVIVRPGELINIGDPSDVKVPEGQIVEPGTEILEGQKFKDRKIINILEREDGTAQLLVRPIEEYWIEPKETKFKHRATDDKISLRSVTQLLFRDREKVRHLQGAQLTRTSLVLQMQGQLQGLKGTVEIGEEDLNIVVQENILLRRDTDLNVTLLSVQHGDIVEKKSAVATTQVLTKTPARVQLSKTDERRILLITEEQQVHHKAKGAVTVKEGDLLRNDDPISKSTTAVHSGQVVAVDGTDVTIRKGRPYLISGNTQLQSEDGALVQRGDLLATLVYERQKTGDIVQGLPRVEELLEARKPKECAILAEKGGKARIMREDDTTRLFIVYGEGNEEEIVIPQGLNVIVEEGEAITPGKALTDGPPNPHDIVRLMGIEAAQKYLVDEVQSVYRSQGVEIADKHIEVIVRQMTRKVRVDEPGDTIMLPGELLERYFMDAEIEKSRQAGIREATYTAVLLGITKASLNTESFISAASFQETTRILTEAAVEGKKDWLRGLKENVIIGRLIPAGTGFQGHTIPTEEEEEEEDIYPPIGEGSFNVPA from the coding sequence ATGGTCAGCACGACAGATAAGAAAAACACTTTAAAGTTCATCAACATGACGATGGACAAGAAGAAACTCGGAAATCTTCTATCAGACATTTACGAAACGTACGGCACAGCCCGCACCGCGGAATTGGCGAACTCGTTGAAAGACCTCGGATTTCAATATGCCACCAAAGCTGGTGTAACGATTTCGATTGACGACCTCGACGTTCCAGACGCCAAGAAAGGTTTGATCTCCGCAGCCGAGAAAGAAATCGAAGAAGCACAACGACGCTATGAACGCGGCGAAATTACAGAAGTAGAACGCTACAACAAAGTAATCGACACCTGGTCTGCCACCACCGACCAATTGACGAAAGAAGTAGTCGACAACTTCGACAGATTGAACCCGGTATACATGATGGCGTTCTCCGGCGCTAGAGGTAACATCTCCCAGGTTCGTCAGCTCGTCGGAATGCGAGGCTTGATGGCTGACTCTCAAGGTCAGATTATCGACTTGCCGATTAAAGCAAACTTCCGCGAAGGCTTGAACGTAACCGAGTACATCATCTCCAGCTACGGTGCAAGAAAAGGTCTGGTAGATACAGCGCTCAAGACAGCCGACTCAGGATACCTGACACGCCGTCTCGTCGACGTTGCCCAGGACGTTATCGTTCGCGACGTAGATTGCAAAACCAGCCGCGGTATCTACATGCAACCGATCATGGAAGGCGACAAAGCCATGGTCAAATTGTCTGAGCGTATCTTCGGTCGTTCAGTATCAGAAGATGTGATTCTCGAAGAAACCGGAGAAGTGCTCGCACGCGCCGGTGATTTGATTGACCGCGAATTGTCGGCATTGCTCGACCAGAAGAAACTGAAGAGCGTCAAAGTGCGTTCACCACTGACCTGCGACAGCCAATACGGCGTTTGCCAGAAGTGCTACGGCTGGTCGATGACCAACAACCACCTGGTTGATGTTGGTGAAGCGATCGGTATTATCGCAGCGCAGTCAATCGGTGAACCTGGAACACAGCTGACGATGAGAACATTCCACACAGGCGGCGCCGTCGCAGGTGGAAGCAGCCGTGCTCAGGTTAAAGCTCCAGCCGCCGGTGAAGTCAGCTACAAGATTCCGAGCCGTTCAGTAAGAACAGCTTACGGTGACGTTGTAGACCAGACCACCAAAGATGGTGCCATCGTTGTTACTGCCGGATCGAAAGAACACAAACTGCCGATTCCGACAGGCGCATTGATCCTGCTCAAGGCCGGTTCAACAGTAACTCCTGGTCAAGTTATCGCTGAGTACGACCCACCAGGTTCGAAGAAGAACTTGACTGAGCGCGCCAGCAAAGACATCACCGCCGACATCTCTGGACGTATCATGTTCAGTGGATTCCAGGCTGACGAAAAACGCGACCGTCAGGGCAACATCTCTCGCACAGCCAACCGCGCCGGTATCATCTGGGTACTGGAAGGTGACGTATACAACCTGCCTTCAGGCGCTCATGTAGTCGTCAAAGACGGTCAGGACGTAAATCCGAACGATGTTCTCGCTGAAATTCAAATCAACACCGAACATGGTGGTGAAGTGCGTTTCGGTCCTGAAATCGAAACCGAAGTCGTTAAGAGCGGCAAGAAGACAGTCACCAGACTCGTCAAAGGTAAGGAAATCAACGTCATCATCTCGTCGGTCGGCGCCGGTAACGCCAAGCTGGAAACAGCCAAGAACGGCAACACCTGGAGAGTGGCGAAGAGCAAAGAAGCCTACACAATCAAAGTCGTTAACGACGAAATCGTTGAAAACGGCAAGATTATCGCTGAACTCGTCGACGACGGAACCAACGTGGTCAACTCCGGCGGAGAAATCATCTATGACGGCGTCGAAATCGACGATCGCCGCGTAGTCACCAAAGCCGGACGCATCCTCTTCGTTCCTGAAGAAGTTCACTTCATCTCCAAAGACATCAGCTTGAAGATGACTGAATCAGGCGACACTGTCACAGCTGGTCAAGAAATCGTCAAAGACGTTTTTGCCCACATGGACGGTATCGTTGAAATCGTTGCCGACAACGACATCATTCACGAAGTAATCGTTCGCCCGGGCGAATTGATCAACATCGGTGATCCTTCAGACGTAAAAGTTCCGGAAGGTCAAATCGTTGAACCAGGCACCGAGATTCTCGAAGGTCAGAAGTTCAAAGACAGAAAGATCATCAACATTCTCGAAAGAGAAGATGGTACAGCTCAACTTCTGGTTCGCCCGATTGAAGAATATTGGATCGAGCCTAAAGAAACGAAGTTCAAACACCGCGCCACCGACGACAAGATCAGCTTGAGATCAGTAACTCAGTTGCTCTTCAGAGATCGCGAAAAAGTACGTCACTTGCAGGGCGCCCAGCTCACCAGAACATCACTGGTTCTGCAGATGCAAGGTCAATTGCAAGGACTGAAGGGAACGGTGGAAATCGGCGAAGAAGACTTGAACATCGTTGTTCAAGAAAACATCCTCTTGCGTCGCGACACTGACCTCAACGTCACTCTGCTATCCGTTCAGCACGGCGACATCGTCGAAAAGAAATCAGCGGTTGCCACCACGCAAGTGCTGACAAAGACACCTGCACGCGTTCAATTGTCGAAGACAGACGAACGAAGAATTCTTCTTATTACAGAAGAACAGCAAGTGCACCACAAGGCCAAAGGCGCCGTCACCGTCAAGGAAGGCGACTTGTTGCGCAACGACGACCCGATTTCGAAGTCGACGACTGCGGTTCACTCCGGTCAGGTAGTGGCTGTTGATGGAACTGATGTGACTATCCGTAAGGGCAGACCATATCTCATCTCCGGTAACACACAACTGCAATCTGAAGACGGCGCTCTGGTACAACGCGGCGACCTGCTCGCAACGCTCGTATACGAACGTCAGAAAACCGGAGACATCGTTCAGGGTCTTCCGAGAGTTGAAGAACTTCTTGAAGCAAGAAAGCCGAAAGAATGCGCCATTCTCGCTGAAAAAGGCGGTAAAGCCCGCATCATGCGTGAAGATGATACGACTCGTCTCTTCATCGTCTACGGTGAAGGCAACGAAGAAGAAATCGTCATTCCTCAAGGCTTGAACGTTATCGTTGAAGAAGGTGAGGCCATCACACCAGGAAAAGCGCTGACAGACGGACCGCCAAACCCACACGATATCGTGCGTTTGATGGGCATCGAAGCAGCTCAGAAATACCTGGTAGACGAAGTACAGTCGGTATACCGCTCACAAGGTGTAGAAATCGCCGACAAGCACATCGAAGTCATTGTCAGACAGATGACTCGCAAGGTGCGCGTAGACGAGCCAGGCGACACGATCATGTTGCCTGGTGAGTTGCTCGAACGCTACTTCATGGATGCCGAAATCGAAAAATCCAGACAGGCAGGAATTAGAGAAGCCACATACACAGCAGTGTTGCTCGGTATCACTAAAGCCAGCTTGAACACGGAAAGCTTCATCTCTGCCGCATCGTTCCAGGAAACCACAAGAATCCTCACCGAAGCTGCAGTGGAAGGAAAGAAAGATTGGTTGCGCGGCTTGAAAGAGAACGTCATCATCGGACGTCTCATTCCAGCAGGAACCGGCTTCCAGGGACACACAATCCCAACGGAAGAAGAGGAAGAAGAAGAGGACATCTACCCGCCAATCGGCGAAGGTTCCTTCAACGTTCCAGCGTAA